TAtgtggccatgaattattatttaaacgaaactatagtcaaatatattcgcattcgatacaaatttttaaaacaaaaataataatagagttatgaattgagagatatcaaaaagtgctaCTAAATatttgaaccattaaaccaagatgtcgcaaaaaCGTGTAAGGATCTGTGGCTAGTGGGgcgatattaacctcaaaaagattctcaatgtacctaaatacaatgttacataaataacaagtatcaaaaaggTATTTAAATTTGCATAAAAACTAAAATgccaaggtaataattatcgtaaaatctgaaagttctaaattcaccttttaaaaatagcaaaacaactttttcggccttaaaactatttcgaatggcaggaactctttaggaagtctCGCTCGTAGTGTCTTTatctagtcatcgtgcgaaaatggattCAATCTTCAACCAAAAATGTTtatatcacatgtgccacataattcagcataattatatgGCAAACGTAATGTATGCAAAAATTTGTTCTacgaccatgaattattatcgaaacaaaaCAATAGTATAATATATTCAaattcaatacgaaattttaaaacaaaaacaataataaagttatgaattgagagatatcaaaaagtaccAAAAAAAACTATTAAACCATTAAATCAAGATGTCGCAAAATGTGTAAGGATTTGCGGCTAGTGGGGTGATAATTATGGTatctaaaaagtatcaaaatggtatctaAATATGCATAGAAATTCAAATGCAAAAgtgataattatcgtaaaatctgaaagttcaaaattcaccttttaaaaatagtaaaatggctTTTCGGCGTTGAAACTATTTTGAATTGCAAGAaatctttaggaagtcttgctcgtagtgctttAATCTAAgcatcgtgcgaaaatggatccaatcttcaaccgaaattgttttatcacatgtgccacataattcagcataattatgggcaaatgtaatgtgttcaaaaatgtgttatgcgtccatgaattattattgaaacgaaactatagttaaatatattcacattcaataagaAAATTCAAAACAAAACagtaatagagttatgaattgagagatatcaaagtgCCACtttataattgaaccattaaatcaagatgtcgcaaaacgtgtaaggatttacGGCTAGtgggggtgatattaacctcaaaaagattttcaatgtatctaaatacaatgttacataaattaaaagcatcaaaatggtatttaaatatgcataaagatTCAAATGCAAATgttataattatcgtaaaatctgaaagttcaaaatttaccttttaaaaatagcaaaacgaatTTTTCGGCGTTAAAACTATTTTGAATGGCAGGAACACTTTAATAAATCTTGCTCGAACTGCTTTTCTCTTGTCATCGTGCAAAAATTgatccaatcttcaaccgaaattattttatcacatgtgccacataattcagcaaaattatgtggcaaacgtaatgtgtttaaaaatgtgttctgcggccatgaattattatcgaaacggaactagagtcaaatatattcgcattcaatacaaaattttaaaacaaaaacaataataaagttatgaattgagagatatcaaaaagtgccattAAATAATTGAACCACTAAATCAAGATGTTGCAAAACGTGTTACGATTTGTTGCTAATGTGGTGATATTTACCTTTAAAAGATTCTCaatatacctaaatacaatgttacataaataacaagtatcaaaatggtatttaaatatgcataaaaattcaaatgcaaaagtaataattatcgtaaaaactgaaaaagttcaaaattcaccttttaaaaatagcaaaatgactttttcgacgttaaaactatttcgaatggaaggaaATCTTTAGGAAATCTTTTTCGTAGTGTCTTTCTCTAGTCATCTTGAGAAAATGTATCCAAtcttgaaccgaaattgttttatcacatgtgccacaaaattcagcataattatgtggcaaacgtaatgtgttcaacAATGTGttatgcggccatgaattattatcgaaacgaaactatagtcaaatatattcacaTTCGATACGAAATTTTAAAccaaaacaataatagagttatgaatttagagatatcaaaaagtgccactaaataattgaaccattaaaccaagatgtcgcaaaacgtgtaaggatttgtgactaatggggtgatattaacctcaaaaagattctcaatgtacctaaatacaatgttacataaataacaagtatcaaaatggtatttaaatatgcataaaaattcaaatgcaaaggtaataattatcgtaaaatctgaaagttcaaaattcaccttttaaaaatagaaaacgactttttcggcgtttaaactattttgaatggcaggaactctttaggaaatcttgctcgtagtgcctttctctagtcatcttgtgaaaatggatccaatcttcaaccgaaattgttttatcatatgtgccacataattcagcataattaagTTGCAAACCTAATGTGTTTAAAAACGTGTTCTGCGGCCAAATAtgtttatcgaaacgaaactatagtcaaatatattcgcattcaatacgaaattcttcaaaacaaaaacaataatagagttatgaattgagagatatcaaaaagtgccactaattaattgaaccattaaatcaagatgtcacaaaacgtgtaaggatctgtggctagtggggtgatattaacctttAAAAGATtcttaatgtacctaaatacaatgttatgTAAATAACAagcatcaaaatggtatttaaatatacataaaaattcaaatgcaaaggtgaTAAATatagtaaaatctgaaagttcaccATAAACAAGCAtcaaaatctagggtttgtgttttgtTTCATCCAAATTCCGTTTCACCAAATTCACCTCAATTCCCACATGAAACTGCTAAACACATATCAAATAATAGTTTTATTCCTCTGATTTCTAAATCTTCGATTTGTTTTTTACTCGATTGATAAGAGCATTGGGTGTGGTGACGCGTCAGTTCAGTGTTAgttcagtgtcttgctgatgactggaCGCTGACTGGACTGACACTAAAAACTGAAATTTGTGAAAAAACATGGGAATTGGGAAGATGGTCAGTTCAGTGTCTTGGAGAgagaatatatttattttttattatatttattagtattattattattattattattattattattattattattattattattattattattattattattattattattactaggtgCATTTCTCGTGCGTTGCACGAAGATGGTTATGGTTCGTGTTTTTAGTaatatatgaaacaaatagttctatACATTAGGTGGATATAGTAATACTTGTTACACATGATTGTTGATGCATGTTCATATATCCATACAAATCATAAGAGATAAGCAATAACTTTCAGATACGAAAAAAAGAACCACTAAGCTCCAACTTCGACAAAAGGAGTCTTCTTCTTCCCGTCATGACTCTAACAAAAGTGAAGAAACATCTACTCCTTCATCTGAAACTAAACATAATGAGAATAGTATCATTGTTGATGTAAAAAATTTGATAAGATGATAATTTTACCTTTTAAGTGTATAGATTTTCGATCACCTCTTTTTAATTGGTCCCAACAATTGATAAGCGCTTAAAGTTCAGTTATATCTTACGTCCGTAGGTTAAACATTTAAGGAAGGGTCAACTTGATACCATCAACTATAATTGGTAGAACATTCTATCAGCATTCACCGGGATATAACATTGAGCAAGTGAATATATTAGGAGAATGTCAATTAGgaaaataaaatgtacataaataatattttaaagaagtgctaatgaaatatattttcatctTTCATGTGATAGATGATAATCGTCATTTTTATAACTCTATCAATTATCTATCAATTATTTCATTTGAAAAGTGTAATTAATGTGAAAAATGAAAAAGTAGTATTTATAGACAACAATAACTATCAATATAATTTTAATTAgatacttgataagaaaagtgaaaagtttaaaactattattattatttttgacataacataaagttattatgaattatgaatactTATGGAAAATGAAAAGTTTAAAACTGTTACTATTATGTATAACATGCATCAATATTTGTCGTTATTAAGAATGATTactcgaggttttaccttctatgggggagtcaATGTACCCGTTCATAGGGGGCTTCTTTGCTTACAAAAAAAAAAGAATATTTAGGATCAAATGTATGATAataacttaatattaataatcaaactAAAAGACTATATACACaacatttaattaataattttttAGTTCAAAATTATCTCATCCTGTGTAATTGATCAACTATCTAGCATCTTATATTTTAATTTTCTTAAACTCATCTATTATAataaattagtaattataataatattaaaactcatGATTTTATACTTAGTAAGTATTTACTTAATATTTATTAAGCATTTAATATTGAACTTGATGTAAAAATGGTAATAATTATATGCTAATAAACTAATATACTACTCGACCAAACATATAATGTAGTTGATTTATTCACTTTCTTTAATATCGTGCATGTTAAATTATCTTTGTCACTCAAGAATCAATAACTTTTTTTACCATCATTAGTCacaataataatcattttactaTAATCTATCATAATGTTATTCATCATTATCATATGGATTAAAAATCAGAATCATCATTTAGTGTTTTTAACCATCATTTATTTAGGATTAAAATTGAAAAACGTTGTTTACTATCTTCAACCATCATTTATCGACGATTAAATCATACGGAGTAAGTATTATCCATGTATAATGTATTACATGCATACTTTTTTTTTATCACATAATCTATCAAAGAACTATATAATATAAATGATTATtagaagataacatttaataatacAACATCAAAAGGAAATGTTAAGAATCAATATAAACGACAAATTAAACAAAATGTACATACAATTCAATACAATAGTAGAACAACTTGCATTCTTTAATATCTATAACTTATAACCATAACAAATATGATATAAAAAAGAAGGCGTAATTTCTTTTACATTATCAAAGAACTATATGATGCAAATAATTGCtaaagaatatatttaataatacaacGTCAAAAGAAAATGTTGAACCTCAAGAGAAAAGCTAAATTAAACAAAACATACTTACACTCGAATACAAAAACAAAACAATTTGCATTCTCTAATATGCGTGCGTGTATCTTGTAAATGAATATGAATATTGACGTCTACATGCATCATACAATTAAACTTGCTATCAATCATGACATTTCTTTCGCTCGTAGTTTCTTATCATCACACGATTTTGTAAGAAGTGTTTTGTATGCAATGTATGAATGAAAATAAGGTATATATAGTAGATAGTGTGAAGTAAGTAACTCTTTTTATCGCCTTTCATATTTAAGTATCATTTATTATATTTAAGAATTACAATTAAAAATCATAATTGATAAATGAAGGGTTGTAACTCACATTATGTTCTTATCAAAGGTTCTCATAAGTTACCTTTCCTCTTCAATAATTAATGTATGGTTGATATTGTGACCATCCAACGTATGTTTTGTTTAACAGATTAGAAAATGTGAAtgaaaagtaattaatttatatatatttatcgcaATATATTAAAGAGTAAATAATAATTTATAGTTATTTTTTACCATTTACTTacaatgggtggatgaggtttttAACTTTTTGACCATTATAATAAATTACTAATTCAATTTTCTAGTTAAAGGAAAATATATTTAATGGTGGCTCATTTATAGCAATGGGAGTcactattatattatatatagaagatatagattatattattattattattattattattattattattattattattaattaaatgatgattttgtaattaaaAAATAAACTTTCACTACCATATCTACCCACTTTTCACCTACTTCTCTACCACACTTTTCACCTACCTTCTCTACCATATATGCAACTCTTTTTTCTTTGGGAGTTGATATTTCCAAAATTAATTTTGATAGATCCAACTCAAATTGGTGTAATGTTCCCAAAATACCCTCATATAAATACTAGCATTAAAATTGTTTAAACTATCATTTAAGGGTATATTTATACATTTATGTGGATCTATCAAAAATAGATTTGAAAATATCACTAGCCTTTTTCTTTGTCAAAAAAACTTGCAAAGAAGATCTCATCAACCAAAAGGGAAAAATGAAGAAATGGAGGAAAAGGAAAAAAAACAAGACCAACGGATCTAAAATTTGAATTGGGACCCCACAAAACCGATTGAAACCAACGTCGTGCAGACGACTTTGAAGCTTGAGACGCCGGACCGACACCGAAAAGGTGTGGTCCGACCTTCGGTTGGTGAAGATGAGATGCCGACGCCGAGCTGATTGATTACCACACCTGATGCTCTAATTAATCAAcaattaaattttttatttttttgatattttattACTAACATGTTTGATATCTCTTGTTTTCCATCATCATCGCTTTCTTTATTCGTAATCAAGCTTTGTTTTCTTACTCCTAGATTGAATCCATTTGCTCCGTACATCATGGGTATTCATTCCTCACGCTAAATTAGGGTTTTTTTAGTTCAAATTAAGGTTTTATTCTTCGTAAAAAAGAAGCTTTTTAAGTGTGTTGAAACACAGACATCTGTTCTGTAGTGTTTTTTGGAAGTGAAACGTAAATTGGGGTGATTAATAATGAGTGAAGACTTGGTATTGGGTTCGAAGACTTGGTATTGAAACACAGACATCTGTTCTGTAGTGTTTAGTTGGGTCTGTTAGTTTTTGAAAATGATAGGGATGATAAAGGGTGGAGTTTACTTCATGTTGGTGCTACAAAATGAGATCTTAAAGAGGTCAGCTTATAGATTGTTTAAAGATTCAATTTTTTTTATGTGAAATTGTTAGTCATGTTAATGGTTATGATGTTTTGGACTTCTGCTTACAAATAGTTCTTTtagataaatacatatattatttttttttttttttttttttttttttttttttttttttttttttttttttttttttttttttttttttttttttttttttttttttgagtacaTATATTACAAAtagataaatacatatattatttgAAGTTAAATTTGAGTAGCTTGGTTAATTTACTATAAAATTATAGGGCAGTGTGTTTTTCTAGTTATTTAGAGGTTAAAACAATATGATTTGGATAAAAAAAATTAAGATGTATGATTATCGACGACGAGACTTACATGATCTCATTTTCTAATTTTAAAATTCACAGACTTTTCACTATTTTGAAATTTTGGAAGTAATTTGCTGTTGGAGTACTGGAAGTCTGCAGGATTATTAATGAAAGGTAGAGTTTTTAgtactattttaaaaaaaaaaaaaaaaaaaaatcatggtACATTTGTGTAACCAAGAAAAGGTTTTGAATTATGGTATCATTgtgtatgtttatgtttatgtatttaAGGCATTCAAATGGGCCATGAGATAGAGACTCCAGTTGTATGTGATATTTTTGATACAGACAGTGAATTAAGTGCTGCTGTTGTAAGTGTTGAGTCCGTTGTAAGTCAATTATTCGTATTTTAAAGGTTTTTGCGTATcatttatttacaaatgatattcgaaTACAAAAAGTTTAATAATTGTTGATCTGTTACAGGAAAGTTTTGTTACATCCAAGTGGATTGTACAATTTAAGTCTGATATTGCATCAGCTCCTATCGTGATGGTTGACGCTAACTTAAGTTCTGCGGCCCTTGAAGCTTCTTGTCAATGTATGTTCCACCATCACCTGCCACCTGGCATTCCACCCTTCAATTATTTTCCATTTTTCCtcaacttttttttttatattttttatgagTGTCTGTATGGCTTCGTTTACTTGCAGTAGCGACAGAGGTTGGTACGCCAGTGTGGTTTGAGCCCGTATCTGTAGCAAAGTCAAAAAGAGTCGTTTCGGTTGCCAAGTATGTGAGTCTCCTCTTTTTGAAACTCAGGTTCTCAATATAATTAGCTCGAAAAATTATTAAAGTGATTAGAGCTTAGACGTGTAAAGATGGGTGAGTATTCAGGATGGGGTAAAACGGACCATTTTTTGAATGGGTCGAATGGAGCTGGTCCGGGTTGGATCGGGTCAACATGGAAATTATATGTGTCAATTGTAAGAGCAGATAACAATCTGATAATGTTTATATAACAAGTAGAGATTTGGACCTTCTAAGATATACAACCCAGCTGACCCGTTCCGAGTAGTTCAATTCGGATAACTTTTTCAATCTAACCTGCTTCTGATAAATTTACATCCCAATTCAATAAACTGATAACTATAATGAGGACGGTATTTAATGAACTTAGccaacacacacacaaatatatgcAACTCTGCATGATTTATAATAACGCAAAGATACTTTACAGATAACGTTTACTTCACCTAACGAAGACGAGCTAATTGCCATGGCCAATGCTCTATCTTGCAAAGACACGTTTGCTCCAATTCAAAAGGATAGCAGTACAATAGCATCTCTATTTCAACAACTAAAACCCGCAATCTGGATTTTTCTTGAAATAGGGATTAAAGTGGTTGTGCTAAGTCTTGGGTCGAAAGGAGTGTTGTTATGTTCCAAAGGTCGTCTCGACTCTCGACTTTCAACATATCGGACCAAACATAAAATAAGTGTCACGATATTGGCAAAAAGCTGCACGAAACCATAAGTCAAGTCTGCCCATCTGACCGATTTTTGAGTGGTTTAAGGGTCGAAGAAAGCTCTAATAGTAGCCCGTATGTGGTGCATTTTTCATCTGTATCATATGTTTCGGTTAGAAGACTTACAGGAGCTGGTGATTGTTTAGTTGGTGGATCGATTGCTTCGATTTGTGCAGGTTTAAAAAATTAGGCTTTTTTGCTTATACTTGGGTAAGAACATTTATTGCATTATTTTCAGTTCATTCGATGAAATTAATGAGGTCATTTGTTCTGAAGGTTATAATGTTACCATACAACAATTTTATTTGCTTAGTTGATTCTTAAAGTTACAATTGTCTGTAGCTCATTCGGGAAGAAGTGATGGTAGTAGTACGTTTGTATCCGATTTCAGCAGGAACAATTGACCGTATATATACTGAAAACCTAATTATGTAAGCATTTTAATATTTTGTTCACACGTACTTTAACTCAATGACATCTTGTAATTTTTCAATTTTCCACTTTGTTACTGTCTTTTGCTTTTGATTACTTAATTCCTTGATGATATCTCATACGAATGTCTACATGCGTAAACTTTTTTATCTCAGAATAATGCTTATGATTTATTAGTGACGAATCAATTTGATAATCATGGCATCTTgtataatttattattatcattttttgtaCTGCCCAATCTCAAATTATATTTCTATGACACACTGTACTTTTCATCTCATAGTATTTTAATGTGCATTATTTTAATAGTTTCTTatcaaattatatttatgtaatcgtgAGCGAAGGGCTTTGAAATATGTTGTGCATCGTTTCGTGTAAAGATGTGGTAACAGAAGATCACGTTCAACAAGAAAAGTTTCATGATATTGTAAGTTGTACAACTCGACCCATATTGGCTAAAGGTGGTAATTATGTTCCATTTACTTTTAATTGGGCGATTCTGGTTACTTCGCATCTGTAATGGGTCACATAGGTCAAACATGtcaaattaaaaatatagttagATGTTTAAAGagtaaacgggtcaaaatgggtcaaacATTACGCAAAACAGTACGCATTGCTTATTTTCAGCATATTACGTTGTTTCAGTAAAAGGAATAGACCCATCATTGAGTTATTATCCTTTATGTATATTATATTCGAACAAAAGGCGTTACTTGTCAATCTAATACTACTCGACCCATTCCATGAGTTATTATCCTTTGTGTGTATTATATTCGAACAAAAGGCGTTACTTGTCAATCTAATACTACTCGACCCATTCCAAGATTTAAATTTTTATCCAAACCTATTTTTGTACTCGcctattttgaattttttttctctATATATCAGGATTAAAATGGCAAACAATTATTAATACATGCTTAATATTGAAGGAATTGAAGATAACAGAAGATTTGGTGGATAACAAGAAGCTGAAACAACATTCATCTTTACAAGATCAAATGGCAACCAAAAATGGTGTAGACATAGGTATCCTTCTAAATTCCCCCACAATAAAAGAAATCATAAatactgaagaaaaaaaaaaagaaccaTCTTGATCGTGTTACAACACATGCAACACCTCATACAGGGTAAAAAGTGTTTTACATCGGTCTCTGCCTATTGTAGTTTTATACGATAAAGGTACAGGGTTGCTAAAGAAGCTTCTGTTTACACGTATAAAGAACAGAAACACGAAACAACTACCACTAATAAATCCTAATATCTAGTTTCATGTGATTTTATGCAGGTGAGGAATTATTCTCTTCTTTGAAATGACATTTTCTGCTATTTATTTCGGAAGCAACCTTACTGACAACGTTTACATAATTTTTTTTACAATGCACCTTCTATTTAATTTAACGTTTAATTGTCAATGTACCTCGCATTTTTCATAGTAAAACGTTACATAAATAACACTGGTGTATTTTATCATTAATGAtttatgatgtttatgaaaaatgcgtTAATTAATATATTGTAAGTTGTTGATAACAATTTTGATTCAACCGTGCAACGCACGCGCTACTAAGCTAGTGTGAATActattttagtggttgtttacctttAAAAACTACAAATTCGAAAAATATGTAGTGTCCTAGTAGTTGAAATTTAGTCGTATTCAGGGCCGGCTAAGGCTATGGGCGAAGTGGGCGACGGCCCGGGGCATCACGCGGTTAGGGGCATCATTTCGAAAAaaattattaatacacataatttaaatctcataaagatatatgtttgcgtaactgttgggggcattttataattatttcgcccggggcatgcaaaatttttgaccaaagtttgaccggCCGTGGTCGTATTCTAtatattttaaaagaaaaactataaattcaAAAAACATATGAGATCCTACACTCAAATTTAGTGGTGTCTTATACAATTTAAATgatattttatacaaaaaaaaaatgagACTAACGGTGTCACATGACTCCACAAGTAATAGCATAGAGTCGCCCCTCGGTAATTATCATTTCATTGTCAttgttagtgttattgttattgttattattattgttattgttattgttattgttattgttagtgttactatgcactaaaggaaaacaaatttagTGTTGTTTTAATTTTAAACTGTCTTTTTAATTTAACGTGTTCAcacataaattattaaagtatatttAATTAACATGGGAAGTTAATTACTAAGAGAGCCATTATGTTGAAATTCAAGAATGATTAGTGTAATAAATTACTAAGAGACAAGTATCATAGGTATAATTACATGTAAAGTACCGGAACGATGAATGTAATTTATTCTTTTTATTTCTCCTGAAGTTATAAAGTAAATTATCAAGGATATTTCGACAACATTAACCACTGATCAAACTGCTCTATAACGTAACATAACATTAACCATTAATTAATCGGTTTAATTTAGGAGTATTTATTTTACTTCCATGAATAAATCAATGTTCTTCCGCCATCCAATGGGAAGTACGTTATACTGATCGAATAATTACCAAGTACATAATCACCGAGCTTTTGGCTAGgtggttatttttttttttttcttttcttttctgggTTCGATGAGTGTTTGTTTATCTGTGAGGCTGAACTTTGTGAGATGCACATGGCATCCCGGGTTCGAATCCCATTGGAGGCTAAACTTTGTGGATTTTTCCCGGGTTCGAATCCCACCAGAGGTTTCACCACCTATTTTGTTTCAGGGACGAATAGGTTTTCTCCAGAACATGTGTGGGTAGAATATGATCGGGTGGGTGATTTCTGTCTCATTAGTGATTCTAAACCCTCCGTTCAGGAAAAAAAAAGAACTAAGCACATCTCTAAAGATTAGGCCCACTTTTTAACGGATGAATCTTTATCCTCAATATAGAAATTCATATtcgttcataactattattataaaagaaaaaaaaaaacagttgGTCACGAAACATTTTACCATCTACAAATTTTAGCACGTATTTTAACGTATAAATCGATTACAAACATTCCTTATAAAACCTTACAAGAAAAATGAACTATAAATTTATAGGGTTTACCTTTTTCTATCCCTTTTGTCTTTCAACAAATTGAAAAACGGTTGAAGAAAAAAATAACTATCTCCCTTTGACAAATCTTGAAGGCTTCTCTTGGGCAGATCTTCTACCCTCCATTTTCACCATGTGAAGCAAAAAATCACTTAAAGTGTCAATAGGGCCAGGAAGGCACCAATGCACACAATCATTATACAAAGTAACATTCTCACTGGGCCAATGCCCATATCTACTTGGATGCCCATCGGGCCTTAACAACAATGATTGAGTTATATCCATAACCCTAAACTTTAGCCCATTTTCTACTGCCTTCTTTTGGGCTTTTTTGAATTCTTCCATTTGGATCAAATACAACTCCAAATTAGTACCCTCCAACCTTATGTCATTACTATTAAATGGTTTTTTCCTTGTACAATCTCCCCCTTCATTCCATTCTCCACCCTCGAAATGAGTTGGCGCGAACGATCGTAACATCATTACACCCTTGAAGTTTTTTCGACTCATGAACCCTTTGAATGCTGTCCTTAACGCACGTCGATAGCCATATGTCATTGGGTAGTCGGGGATGTTTTCTTTTTGACAAAATTTGCAACCAACCACCTTTCGTTTTTCATAGTAAAATGCGGGCCGTGAGAACCAATGGCCTCCGTTTAGGATTAGGTAGTTGAACTCGTCGATATGATTTGTCCATTTCTCATCAAACTCGTCTAGGTAAAGACTAAAGAGGCCTGTGTGAGTTGGGCCATCGGTTTCAGGCTGGGTTGCTTTTACCAAAAATGGTGACCAAAATGTGGCCATTGTAAAATTGTATGAGACATAGTAC
This window of the Rutidosis leptorrhynchoides isolate AG116_Rl617_1_P2 chromosome 7, CSIRO_AGI_Rlap_v1, whole genome shotgun sequence genome carries:
- the LOC139857908 gene encoding protein trichome birefringence-like 19; the encoded protein is MKHTTSVHGKINQATTTTHKSTSKILLLVTLTLIIFTIIPLYFPFHKFPSLSPSTHSSTSPEDIVSPVNHRQDTLITIDDNHHKCDVFSGEWVPNPNAPYYQNTTCWAIHEHQNCQKYGRPDLDFMKWRWKPDECDLPIFNPYQFLEIVRDKSLAFVGDSVGRNQMQSLICMLSRVEYPIDVSTTKDEDFKRWYYVSYNFTMATFWSPFLVKATQPETDGPTHTGLFSLYLDEFDEKWTNHIDEFNYLILNGGHWFSRPAFYYEKRKVVGCKFCQKENIPDYPMTYGYRRALRTAFKGFMSRKNFKGVMMLRSFAPTHFEGGEWNEGGDCTRKKPFNSNDIRLEGTNLELYLIQMEEFKKAQKKAVENGLKFRVMDITQSLLLRPDGHPSRYGHWPSENVTLYNDCVHWCLPGPIDTLSDFLLHMVKMEGRRSAQEKPSRFVKGR